Proteins from a single region of Candidatus Binataceae bacterium:
- a CDS encoding SDR family NAD(P)-dependent oxidoreductase, whose protein sequence is MKPVCLVIGAGAGIGGNVARRFAQEGYHACLCRRSDLEGLNRLVDAIKNDGHSATGFILNAVEPNSIEERIAAIEANIGPIEVVVYNLGAQIGDRALKDTSLKAFETGWRLGTFGLFRLASAVCLLMEARGKGTILVTSSTAAMRGNAGQHSHAAAMGGRRMLCQTLNAEFASKGIHVVHILIDGAVDAPDTFGKMLGPEKFQQLRETRGNEHDGLMLPTHIAETYVHLAQQHRSTWTHEIDLRAFSDRPWWNH, encoded by the coding sequence ATGAAACCTGTTTGTTTGGTGATAGGCGCCGGTGCGGGCATCGGTGGAAACGTCGCTCGACGCTTCGCGCAAGAGGGTTATCACGCATGTCTGTGTCGGCGTAGCGACCTGGAAGGATTGAATCGATTGGTGGACGCGATCAAAAACGATGGGCATTCTGCAACAGGATTTATCCTCAATGCCGTCGAGCCAAACTCTATCGAAGAGCGGATCGCCGCCATCGAGGCCAACATCGGTCCCATCGAAGTCGTCGTTTACAACTTGGGCGCCCAGATTGGCGATAGGGCACTGAAGGACACGTCGCTCAAGGCTTTTGAAACAGGCTGGCGTCTCGGGACGTTTGGTCTGTTTCGCCTCGCGTCGGCCGTATGCCTGCTGATGGAAGCTCGCGGCAAAGGAACCATCCTCGTGACCTCATCGACCGCGGCGATGCGTGGAAACGCCGGTCAGCATTCGCATGCGGCTGCGATGGGAGGACGGCGAATGCTCTGCCAGACCCTCAACGCGGAGTTCGCATCGAAGGGAATCCACGTCGTACATATCCTGATCGACGGCGCCGTGGATGCGCCCGACACTTTTGGAAAAATGCTGGGGCCGGAAAAGTTCCAACAGCTGAGAGAAACGCGTGGCAACGAACATGATGGACTCATGCTTCCCACGCATATCGCGGAGACCTATGTCCACCTGGCGCAACAACACCGATCCACGTGGACGCACGAGATCGACTTGCGAGCGTTCTCCGATCGTCCATGGTGGAATCACTGA
- a CDS encoding enoyl-CoA hydratase/isomerase family protein: MSKVRFERSDALGLLTLANPPLNLFDQELVEDLRTAVNQAKQLQLRALLVRADGKVFSGGADVATFKDKTANDARERFTSHLRTIADLEELPFPTIAAVQGVCMAAGLELALACDLIWAASSARFGQVEASIGTTTLLGGVQRLAERAGPARAREIIYGADQYDAASFERWNIVNRVVPDENLEPQTRAFAERLASGPTLAYAAGKKIVRAYLERGIRAADALVEEIAPALFETADMRAGVAALLEHGLREFRKKVVFHGR; this comes from the coding sequence ATGAGTAAGGTACGTTTCGAAAGGTCCGATGCTCTCGGCTTGCTCACTCTGGCAAATCCACCGCTAAATCTCTTCGACCAGGAACTAGTCGAAGACCTGCGAACGGCAGTGAATCAAGCCAAGCAGCTTCAGCTCAGAGCGCTGCTCGTGCGCGCCGATGGCAAAGTATTCTCCGGCGGCGCCGATGTCGCGACTTTCAAGGACAAGACCGCGAACGATGCGCGCGAGCGCTTCACCAGCCATCTGCGAACGATCGCTGACCTCGAAGAATTGCCGTTTCCGACGATCGCTGCAGTGCAGGGAGTATGCATGGCGGCGGGACTCGAGCTCGCACTCGCGTGCGATTTGATTTGGGCGGCGTCCTCGGCACGCTTCGGACAGGTCGAGGCTTCGATTGGAACGACCACGCTGCTGGGCGGTGTTCAACGACTGGCTGAGCGCGCGGGACCCGCTCGCGCACGCGAAATCATTTACGGGGCCGACCAATACGACGCTGCCAGCTTCGAGCGATGGAACATCGTCAATAGAGTTGTTCCGGACGAAAACCTTGAGCCGCAGACTCGAGCCTTTGCCGAGCGACTCGCCAGTGGCCCGACTCTCGCCTACGCAGCCGGCAAGAAGATCGTGCGAGCATATCTCGAGAGAGGCATCCGTGCTGCCGATGCCCTGGTTGAGGAGATCGCTCCTGCGCTGTTTGAGACGGCTGATATGCGCGCAGGCGTTGCCGCCCTGCTCGAGCATGGACTTCGCGAGTTTCGTAAGAAGGTGGTTTTCCACGGTCGTTAG